In the genome of Saccharomonospora viridis DSM 43017, one region contains:
- a CDS encoding phosphatase PAP2 family protein: protein MSSRTLAASYVVAALCGAVALSLGSVVAGEHAPTGLDQAFESGVADVFGGSWVLSVLVAPTEPWAVLPVLGVVAVAGVVRRRPDLTALAVSAPAVAVGLNTVVLKPWFGRYYDDHLAYPSGHTVSLVATVTVVALSVSTTRTRVLTVVVGVVLTGCAAVGMAGLGYHYVTDVVGGAATAVAVTLGMAPPVRAAVTSGFRTGPRRRGPVP, encoded by the coding sequence GTGAGCTCCCGAACCCTCGCCGCTTCGTACGTCGTCGCGGCGTTGTGCGGGGCGGTGGCGCTGTCGTTGGGCTCGGTCGTCGCCGGCGAACACGCCCCGACCGGGCTGGATCAGGCGTTCGAATCCGGTGTCGCGGACGTGTTCGGCGGTTCGTGGGTGTTGTCGGTCCTCGTGGCGCCCACGGAACCGTGGGCCGTGCTGCCCGTCCTCGGGGTCGTGGCGGTGGCCGGGGTGGTGCGTCGCCGTCCCGACCTCACGGCCCTCGCCGTGTCGGCACCCGCCGTGGCCGTCGGACTCAACACGGTCGTGCTCAAACCGTGGTTCGGCCGCTACTACGACGATCACCTGGCCTATCCCAGCGGACACACGGTGAGTCTGGTGGCGACGGTGACCGTGGTGGCGCTGTCCGTATCGACCACACGGACACGCGTTCTCACGGTCGTCGTCGGCGTGGTGCTCACGGGCTGCGCGGCGGTCGGTATGGCCGGCCTCGGCTACCACTACGTCACCGACGTCGTGGGCGGCGCGGCCACGGCCGTCGCGGTGACCCTCGGCATGGCGCCCCCGGTGCGAGCGGCCGTCACGTCCGGCTTCCGGACTGGTCCACGGCGTCGCGGGCCAGTGCCGTGA
- the zapE gene encoding cell division protein ZapE yields MPTEQLTSRHPEISPDELISTLVPPPRFDSVRFSTYVPNPAEPSQAEAVAACSRFAERVADSGGGTAKGWRALFGLGGRKQPAQRPGLYLDGGFGVGKTHLLASIWHAVPGPKAYGTFVELTHVVGALGFDEAVRRLSSHRLLAIDEFELDDPGDTMLVTRLLRELTDAGVFVAATSNTLPDKLGEGRFAAEDFLREIQSLSSKFDVVRVDGPDYRHRGLPEPPEPLSDEELTASANAWPGATLDDFDKLCDHLASLHPSRYGRLVDNVSAVHLRGVRPASDQAIALRLVAFADRLYDRAVPVLVSGSSLGELFDEDMLAGGYRKKYLRAVSRLTALARDAVDQSGSRT; encoded by the coding sequence ATGCCGACCGAGCAGCTGACCTCGCGCCATCCCGAGATCTCCCCGGACGAACTGATCTCGACGTTGGTGCCCCCGCCCCGTTTCGACAGCGTGCGGTTCTCCACCTATGTGCCGAATCCGGCCGAACCGAGCCAGGCCGAGGCCGTGGCCGCGTGCTCCCGTTTCGCCGAGCGGGTGGCCGATTCCGGGGGTGGGACGGCGAAGGGCTGGCGTGCGCTGTTCGGGCTCGGGGGGCGCAAACAGCCCGCGCAACGACCCGGCCTCTACCTCGACGGCGGGTTCGGGGTCGGGAAGACCCACCTGCTGGCGTCCATCTGGCACGCGGTACCGGGGCCGAAGGCGTACGGAACGTTCGTCGAACTGACCCACGTGGTGGGCGCGCTCGGGTTCGACGAGGCCGTTCGCCGGTTGTCCAGCCACCGGCTGTTGGCCATCGACGAGTTCGAGCTGGACGATCCCGGTGACACGATGCTCGTCACCCGCTTGTTGCGGGAACTGACCGACGCCGGGGTGTTCGTCGCCGCCACCTCCAACACGCTGCCCGACAAGCTCGGCGAGGGCCGATTCGCCGCCGAGGACTTCCTGCGCGAGATCCAGTCGCTGTCGTCGAAGTTCGACGTCGTCCGGGTGGACGGCCCCGACTACCGGCACCGTGGTCTCCCCGAACCGCCCGAGCCGTTGAGCGACGAGGAACTGACGGCGTCGGCGAACGCGTGGCCGGGCGCCACACTGGACGACTTCGACAAACTCTGCGACCACCTGGCGAGCCTGCATCCGTCCCGATACGGACGGTTGGTGGACAACGTGTCGGCCGTGCACCTGCGCGGGGTCCGTCCCGCGAGTGACCAGGCCATCGCGCTACGACTGGTGGCGTTCGCCGACCGGCTCTACGACCGGGCCGTCCCGGTGCTGGTCTCCGGCAGCTCGCTCGGGGAACTCTTCGACGAGGACATGCTCGCGGGCGGCTACCGCAAGAAGTACCTGCGGGCAGTGAGCCGACTCACGGCACTGGCCCGCGACGCCGTGGACCAGTCCGGAAGCCGGACGTGA